A window of Campylobacter ureolyticus contains these coding sequences:
- the purD gene encoding phosphoribosylamine--glycine ligase has translation MNILIIGNGGREYSIGLKLKKEKIVNKIYFAPGNGATINLGENVEIDDYEKLAKFAVDNNVDLTIVGPEMPLGKGVVDIFKKHNLIIFGPSKAAARLETSKSYMKDFLQKYDIKTAKYLSSSNYDEISKFIDKMDGKIVVKADGLCAGKGVIIASSKDEAKNAAKEMLDGKSFGDAGEKVVVEEFLDGFELSFFAICDGKNFVSLPVAQDHKKLLDKDEGPNTGGMGAYAPTPLATKELINKIENEVVKPTLSGMQKEGSPFCGVLFVGIMVVDNKPYVLEFNVRFGDPECEVIMPLIDGNLSEILYEAAVGRLKPISLKDQFAVGVVVASQNYPYKSSPEKLIKIEEIPENSHICYAGVSSKNRELYADGGRVLVCVGKGDTIKQATKNAYELCKKIKFDGMQYRSDIAYQVNK, from the coding sequence TTGAATATTTTAATTATTGGAAATGGTGGGCGTGAGTATTCGATAGGTTTAAAACTTAAAAAAGAAAAAATTGTAAATAAGATATATTTTGCCCCAGGAAATGGTGCCACTATAAATTTAGGTGAAAATGTTGAAATAGACGATTATGAAAAATTAGCAAAATTTGCTGTAGATAACAACGTTGATCTTACAATCGTAGGACCTGAAATGCCTCTTGGCAAAGGCGTTGTTGATATTTTTAAAAAACACAACTTAATTATTTTTGGACCTAGCAAGGCTGCTGCTAGACTTGAGACAAGTAAATCTTACATGAAAGATTTTTTACAAAAATACGACATAAAAACTGCAAAGTATTTAAGTAGCAGTAATTATGATGAAATTTCAAAATTTATAGATAAAATGGATGGTAAGATTGTTGTAAAGGCAGATGGATTGTGTGCTGGAAAAGGCGTGATAATAGCAAGCAGCAAAGATGAAGCAAAAAACGCAGCAAAAGAGATGCTTGATGGCAAAAGTTTTGGTGATGCTGGAGAAAAAGTTGTAGTTGAAGAGTTTTTAGATGGCTTTGAGCTAAGTTTTTTCGCAATTTGTGATGGTAAAAATTTTGTAAGTTTGCCAGTAGCTCAAGATCATAAAAAACTTCTTGACAAAGATGAGGGGCCAAATACTGGTGGAATGGGTGCTTATGCTCCAACTCCTCTTGCAACAAAAGAATTAATAAACAAGATAGAAAATGAAGTTGTAAAACCTACTTTAAGTGGTATGCAAAAAGAAGGTTCTCCATTTTGTGGAGTACTTTTTGTGGGGATTATGGTTGTTGATAATAAGCCTTATGTTTTGGAATTTAATGTTAGATTTGGTGATCCTGAGTGTGAGGTTATAATGCCTTTGATAGATGGAAATTTAAGTGAAATTTTATATGAAGCAGCAGTTGGAAGATTAAAACCGATAAGTTTAAAAGATCAATTTGCAGTTGGTGTTGTGGTGGCAAGCCAGAATTATCCATATAAAAGTTCACCTGAAAAACTTATAAAAATAGAAGAAATACCTGAAAATTCTCATATTTGCTACGCAGGGGTAAGTTCTAAAAATAGGGAGCTTTATGCAGATGGCGGTAGGGTTTTAGTTTGTGTTGGAAAAGGCGATACCATAAAGCAAGCTACTAAAAATGCTTATGAACTCTGCAAAAAAATAAAATTTGATGGCATGCAGTATAGAAGTGACATAGCCTATCAGGTGAATAAATGA
- a CDS encoding RDD family protein — translation MNDEVSLASFGKRSFAFLIDELIVSFLIIIIFYNQILNASTPEDIANLAPLFLVPQTVIRLIYHTFFIYYYGATLGKKALKIKCINQDKENPSFWASLSRALVRFFSEAIFYLGFAWAFFDPLRQTWHDKVAKTLVVNVE, via the coding sequence ATGAATGATGAAGTAAGTCTTGCTTCATTTGGCAAAAGATCATTTGCTTTTTTAATAGATGAGCTTATAGTATCTTTTTTGATAATAATTATATTTTATAATCAAATTTTAAATGCCTCAACACCTGAAGATATTGCAAATCTTGCACCTCTTTTTTTGGTGCCTCAAACTGTGATAAGACTTATTTACCACACTTTTTTTATCTATTATTATGGCGCTACTCTTGGCAAAAAGGCTTTAAAGATAAAGTGTATAAACCAAGATAAAGAAAATCCTAGCTTTTGGGCATCGCTTTCAAGAGCCTTAGTTAGATTTTTTAGCGAGGCGATTTTTTATTTAGGTTTTGCTTGGGCTTTTTTTGATCCTTTAAGACAAACTTGGCACGATAAAGTAGCTAAGACTTTGGTGGTAAATGTTGAATAA
- a CDS encoding LPS-assembly protein LptD has product MLNKRIFFLIFFIISSVCANVQDVEFLADNVKKVDTKTHANGNVIMYSKDYLVTSDMAIYDEKNEIAEFFGNVNLLKGKNETSKTTYLKLDLKNKENFAKENFMMDKEAEIWMQNKTSCTDQKYYRTKNSVVSSCNIENPDWKIKYTSGKLNKETKFLHLFNPVFYVGNVPVLYLPYFGFPTDKTRRTGLLIPEVGYISKEGFYYKQPIYFAPYESWDLQLDPQVRSTRGFGIYATFRFADSPYSYGEIRGGVFDNFKRAQERLEYKNEKHHGYEFDYDRSKLLGYLVNGEFKENLWIRFTNINDVEYYDLKEKSGSEEDGDSLATSKLNYYLTTDEHYFGAYARYYIDTDKLNSKNHFKNDDTLQELPTLHYHKFTNSAFLDNLLYSADFKAHNYTRKVGVTAKQYEFNLPLVFTTPLLNDWLNFKFAEALYATHIDYSKNYIYQNGEFYKDKSSDYVNNYHKFSLGTDIAKSYESYFHTMNLDLSYLIPGYQSGDINQRLFKEFKYNYDKDKNIVNSNALKDMSNRLYYEDNFLGELGKDYTQRNLMANFTEYLYNKNGRKFLRHSVKQKYDFEDKEFGNLIHRLDLYFSNGLNLGNKFEYSNENKRFEKVQSYAGYSDKTFSARLSHSYENIKRFEKYDKDNYLILDTSLNLPYFYKLFAKYEYDLERSYSKMWRLGLTRNRKCWNYTFVYQEDLEPRTSSNFDYKKANRKRAFYFFINFYPFGGVGYDVSKNTDYDKDISK; this is encoded by the coding sequence ATGTTGAATAAAAGAATATTTTTTTTAATCTTTTTTATAATTTCATCTGTTTGTGCCAATGTCCAGGATGTAGAGTTTTTAGCAGATAATGTAAAAAAAGTTGATACAAAAACCCATGCAAATGGAAATGTTATAATGTATTCAAAAGACTATTTAGTAACTTCTGATATGGCTATTTATGATGAAAAAAATGAAATTGCTGAGTTTTTTGGAAATGTAAATTTACTTAAAGGCAAAAACGAAACCTCAAAAACAACTTATCTAAAGTTAGATTTAAAAAATAAAGAAAATTTTGCCAAAGAAAATTTTATGATGGATAAAGAAGCTGAGATTTGGATGCAAAACAAAACAAGTTGTACCGATCAAAAATACTACCGAACAAAAAACTCAGTTGTTTCAAGCTGTAATATAGAAAATCCTGATTGGAAGATAAAATACACTAGTGGAAAATTAAATAAAGAAACTAAATTCTTACATCTTTTCAATCCTGTTTTTTATGTAGGAAATGTTCCAGTTTTGTATCTTCCATACTTTGGTTTTCCAACTGATAAAACAAGAAGAACAGGGCTTTTAATACCAGAAGTTGGCTATATCTCAAAAGAAGGTTTTTACTATAAACAACCAATTTATTTTGCCCCTTATGAGAGTTGGGATTTACAACTTGACCCACAGGTTAGATCAACTCGTGGATTTGGAATTTATGCTACTTTTAGATTTGCTGATTCGCCTTATTCTTATGGAGAGATTAGAGGTGGGGTTTTTGATAATTTTAAAAGAGCGCAAGAAAGATTAGAGTATAAAAACGAAAAACATCATGGATATGAGTTTGACTACGATAGAAGCAAGCTCTTAGGATATTTAGTAAATGGAGAGTTTAAAGAAAATTTATGGATTAGATTTACTAATATAAATGATGTGGAATATTATGATTTAAAAGAAAAAAGTGGAAGCGAAGAAGATGGGGACTCGCTTGCTACTTCAAAGCTTAATTACTATCTAACTACTGATGAGCACTATTTTGGAGCTTATGCAAGATATTATATCGATACTGATAAGTTAAATAGTAAAAATCATTTTAAAAACGATGATACCTTGCAAGAGCTTCCAACTTTGCATTATCACAAATTTACAAATTCTGCTTTTTTGGATAATTTGCTTTATTCAGCTGATTTTAAAGCTCATAATTACACTAGAAAAGTTGGTGTTACGGCCAAACAATATGAGTTTAATTTACCACTTGTTTTTACAACTCCACTGCTTAATGATTGGTTAAATTTCAAATTTGCAGAAGCACTTTATGCAACTCATATTGACTATAGTAAAAATTACATATATCAAAATGGTGAATTTTACAAAGACAAAAGTAGCGATTATGTAAATAACTACCATAAATTTTCTCTTGGTACAGACATTGCAAAATCGTATGAAAGCTATTTTCATACGATGAATTTAGATCTTTCATACTTGATTCCAGGATATCAAAGTGGCGATATAAATCAAAGATTGTTTAAAGAATTTAAATATAACTATGATAAAGATAAAAATATTGTAAATAGCAATGCCTTAAAAGATATGTCTAATAGACTTTATTATGAAGATAATTTTTTGGGCGAGCTAGGCAAAGACTATACTCAAAGAAATTTAATGGCAAATTTTACAGAGTATCTTTATAATAAAAATGGTCGTAAATTTCTTCGTCACTCAGTAAAACAAAAATATGATTTTGAAGATAAAGAATTTGGAAATTTAATTCATAGGCTTGATTTGTACTTTTCAAATGGTTTAAATTTGGGTAATAAATTTGAATACTCAAATGAAAATAAACGCTTTGAAAAAGTTCAAAGTTATGCTGGATACTCAGACAAGACTTTTAGTGCCAGACTTTCTCACTCGTATGAAAATATAAAAAGATTTGAAAAATACGATAAAGACAATTATTTGATTTTAGATACATCTTTAAATTTGCCATATTTTTACAAGCTTTTTGCTAAATATGAGTATGATTTGGAGCGTTCATATAGTAAAATGTGGCGTTTAGGTCTAACTCGCAATAGAAAATGCTGGAATTACACATTTGTTTATCAGGAGGATTTAGAGCCAAGAACTTCAAGTAATTTTGACTATAAAAAAGCAAATAGAAAAAGAGCATTTTACTTTTTTATAAATTTTTATCCTTTTGGTGGTGTTGGATATGATGTATCAAAAAATACAGATTATGATAAAGATATATCAAAATGA
- a CDS encoding polyribonucleotide nucleotidyltransferase, protein MRYRVDINNNLEIYDVDKVAKQASGAVLLQIKNAVVLATVAREDEKVEGDFLPLTVSYIEKQYAAGKIPGGYIKRETKPGDFETLTSRIIDRSLRPLFPKGYAYPTQIVVFVLSADSEVDLQVMALNAASMALYLSDIPVDAPVCGVRVAMIDNEFVLNPTNKELDKSVLDLYVAGVKDELLMIEMRSIPQKNDKKEISNDPLDALNFTPNQNMNEFDEELMVKAIDFAGKAILNGSQIYEDTFKDARKTKLDLELNPEMEDEEIAKFIDENYKDEVKFAINQMAKSERATELNKIVKKISNGEMALNLDWKEEVISTVLNKYKRKIVRSQIINENVRADGRGLKEIRPISIETNILPSAHGSCLFTRGQTQALVVATLGSENDAQVSDVLTQSEPLSERFMVNYNFPGFSVGEASPLKSPGRRELGHGNLAKRALAPSVDLENAEVIRLVSEILESNGSSSMATVCGGSLALRAAGVNTYKLVAGIAMGLIFEDGKHAILSDIMGLEDHDGDMDFKVAGSLDGITALQMDIKLGGISLDVLKEALYQAKEGREHILNLMNEADLKIKVNDEILPKTEIFNIDPNKMVDVIGQGGKTIKSLVDDYLVTIDLDRDSGEVKILGKNKNLVYEAKEKILEIVKKDNKFKGPKKDHKKNIKFEIGEEFEGEVKSVMPFGVFISLRDGVDGLLHISNIKDELKEGDIVKVAVDGQKGNKISLKLV, encoded by the coding sequence ATGCGTTATAGAGTAGATATAAATAACAATTTAGAAATTTATGATGTTGATAAGGTTGCAAAACAAGCTTCAGGGGCTGTTTTATTACAAATTAAAAATGCAGTTGTTTTAGCAACTGTTGCAAGAGAAGATGAAAAAGTAGAAGGAGATTTTTTACCTTTAACTGTTTCATATATAGAAAAACAATACGCAGCAGGAAAAATTCCTGGTGGTTATATTAAAAGAGAGACTAAACCAGGGGATTTTGAAACACTTACTTCAAGGATAATTGATAGAAGTTTAAGACCGCTTTTTCCAAAAGGATATGCTTATCCTACCCAAATAGTTGTTTTTGTTTTATCGGCTGATAGCGAAGTTGATTTACAAGTTATGGCACTAAATGCAGCAAGTATGGCGCTGTATCTAAGTGATATTCCTGTAGATGCACCAGTTTGTGGTGTTAGAGTTGCTATGATAGATAATGAGTTTGTTTTAAACCCTACAAATAAAGAACTCGATAAGAGTGTCTTGGATCTTTATGTTGCAGGTGTTAAAGATGAGCTTTTAATGATAGAAATGCGCTCAATCCCGCAAAAAAATGATAAAAAAGAAATTTCCAACGATCCACTTGATGCTTTAAATTTTACTCCAAATCAGAATATGAATGAATTTGATGAAGAATTGATGGTAAAGGCTATAGATTTTGCTGGAAAAGCCATATTAAATGGAAGTCAAATTTATGAAGATACCTTTAAAGATGCTAGAAAAACTAAATTGGATTTGGAGTTAAATCCAGAAATGGAAGATGAGGAGATAGCTAAATTTATTGATGAAAATTATAAAGATGAGGTTAAATTTGCTATAAACCAAATGGCAAAAAGCGAAAGAGCAACCGAGCTTAATAAAATAGTCAAAAAAATATCAAATGGTGAAATGGCACTAAATTTGGATTGGAAAGAAGAAGTTATTTCAACTGTTTTAAACAAATACAAAAGAAAAATCGTAAGAAGTCAAATTATAAATGAAAATGTTAGGGCTGATGGAAGAGGTCTAAAAGAAATTAGACCAATAAGCATTGAAACAAACATTCTCCCAAGTGCTCATGGAAGTTGTCTTTTTACAAGAGGGCAAACACAAGCCTTGGTGGTTGCGACACTTGGCAGTGAAAATGACGCTCAAGTAAGCGATGTTTTAACCCAAAGTGAACCACTAAGTGAGAGATTTATGGTAAATTATAATTTCCCAGGATTTAGTGTTGGCGAAGCAAGCCCTTTAAAAAGTCCTGGAAGAAGAGAACTTGGTCATGGAAATTTAGCTAAAAGAGCTTTAGCCCCAAGTGTTGATTTAGAAAATGCAGAAGTTATAAGGCTAGTTAGTGAAATTCTTGAAAGTAATGGATCTAGCTCTATGGCAACAGTTTGTGGGGGATCTTTAGCTCTAAGAGCAGCTGGAGTAAATACCTATAAGTTAGTTGCAGGAATTGCAATGGGGCTTATATTCGAAGATGGAAAACATGCTATTTTAAGCGATATTATGGGGCTTGAAGATCATGATGGAGATATGGATTTTAAAGTTGCTGGTTCACTTGATGGTATAACTGCTCTTCAAATGGATATAAAGCTTGGCGGAATTAGCCTTGATGTTTTAAAAGAAGCTCTTTATCAGGCAAAAGAGGGAAGAGAACATATATTAAATTTAATGAATGAAGCTGATCTTAAAATAAAGGTAAATGATGAAATTTTGCCTAAAACTGAAATTTTTAATATCGATCCAAACAAAATGGTAGATGTCATCGGACAAGGTGGAAAAACAATAAAAAGCTTAGTTGATGATTATTTAGTTACAATTGATCTTGATAGAGATAGCGGCGAAGTGAAAATTCTCGGTAAAAATAAAAATTTAGTTTATGAAGCAAAGGAAAAGATTCTTGAAATTGTAAAAAAAGATAATAAATTTAAAGGCCCAAAAAAAGATCATAAAAAAAATATCAAATTTGAAATAGGTGAAGAATTTGAAGGTGAAGTTAAAAGCGTTATGCCTTTTGGAGTATTTATTAGTTTAAGAGATGGGGTTGATGGATTGCTTCACATATCAAATATAAAAGATGAACTAAAAGAGGGCGATATAGTAAAAGTTGCAGTAGATGGGCAAAAAGGTAACAAAATATCTTTAAAGCTTGTTTAA
- a CDS encoding universal stress protein, with protein MDFKKLFFPIGGGEELRERIHAALLINKYFGSHLSIIACQLDPETVYNTRMTLRGGIMLDEFLRTAKEELAEEQSLNEKIVKEECKKLGITYSEDQHTKNSAFLRNMLGTRSELVEKHSKYCDLVVAAVPPHGVITGTFEASVVKSGKPAIAFPRKMTEFKADRILLSLTGSTSSARALHNALPIIKNAKEVFCITSQHYLQDGMDETKGRILNYLDIHGINPNFEVVKTEGKVPGQALLKAADKYEVDMIVAGIDTNTGIREIFLGGASKYFLENTKYPVMM; from the coding sequence ATGGATTTTAAAAAGTTATTTTTTCCAATCGGTGGCGGAGAAGAGCTAAGAGAGAGAATTCATGCAGCTTTACTTATAAATAAGTATTTTGGATCTCATCTTAGCATTATTGCTTGCCAGCTTGATCCTGAGACTGTTTATAATACTAGAATGACTCTTAGGGGCGGAATAATGCTTGATGAGTTTTTAAGAACTGCAAAAGAGGAACTCGCTGAAGAGCAAAGTTTAAATGAAAAAATTGTAAAAGAGGAATGCAAAAAGCTTGGGATAACATATAGTGAGGATCAGCACACTAAAAATAGTGCATTTTTAAGAAATATGCTTGGAACAAGATCTGAACTTGTTGAAAAACACTCTAAATATTGTGATTTAGTAGTGGCCGCAGTTCCTCCGCATGGCGTTATAACAGGCACTTTTGAAGCTTCTGTTGTAAAAAGTGGTAAGCCAGCTATTGCATTTCCAAGAAAAATGACCGAGTTTAAAGCAGATAGAATTTTACTCAGCCTAACAGGTAGCACATCAAGTGCAAGAGCATTGCATAATGCACTTCCAATCATTAAAAATGCAAAAGAGGTATTTTGTATAACTTCTCAACATTATTTACAAGATGGAATGGATGAAACAAAAGGAAGAATTTTAAACTATCTTGATATTCATGGTATTAATCCTAATTTTGAAGTTGTAAAGACAGAAGGCAAAGTTCCAGGTCAAGCACTTTTAAAAGCAGCTGATAAATACGAAGTTGATATGATTGTAGCGGGTATTGATACAAATACTGGAATTAGAGAAATTTTCTTAGGCGGAGCTTCAAAATACTTCCTTGAAAATACAAAATATCCTGTAATGATGTAA
- the argH gene encoding argininosuccinate lyase: protein MQKMWEGRFKEASSKLLEDFNASISFDKALYKEDINGSIAHATMLCECGILTNDEKDKICNGLNQILNEIENNKFEFKIEDEDIHMAVEKRLSEIIGKEIGGKLHTARSRNDQVALDFRMFVLNKNKEISNLLLKLIKTLNEIAKKNLNTLMPGFTHLQHAQPVSLAFHLLAYANMFKRDFERFQNSFERNNFLPLGACALAGTPHPTDRNITARLLNFTAPTQNAMDSVSDRDFALEILFNISVVFMHTSRLCEELILWSSQEFKFIEISDKFATGSSIMPQKKNPDVAELIRGKTGRVYGNLISLLTTMKSLPLAYNKDMQEDKEGVFDSVKTATSSLIILNEMLKTAIFKNENMEKACQMGHLSATDLADYLVSKKNIPFREAHFITGKCVALAESKGVDLSQISFKELQSVNEIFDEEALKVLDLHNSKEARKNFGGTANKSVLVQIEFIDEFLKINEI from the coding sequence ATGCAAAAAATGTGGGAAGGAAGATTTAAAGAGGCAAGTTCAAAACTTTTAGAAGATTTTAATGCTTCAATTAGTTTTGATAAAGCTTTATATAAAGAAGATATTAACGGCTCAATAGCCCACGCTACAATGCTTTGTGAATGTGGCATTTTAACAAATGATGAAAAAGATAAAATTTGCAATGGATTAAATCAAATTTTAAATGAGATTGAAAATAACAAATTTGAATTTAAAATAGAAGATGAAGATATTCATATGGCTGTTGAAAAAAGACTAAGTGAAATTATCGGCAAAGAAATAGGTGGAAAACTTCACACAGCAAGAAGCAGAAATGATCAAGTTGCACTTGATTTTAGGATGTTTGTCTTAAATAAAAACAAAGAAATTTCTAATTTATTGCTTAAATTGATAAAAACATTAAACGAAATTGCTAAAAAAAATTTAAATACTTTAATGCCTGGCTTTACCCATCTTCAACATGCTCAACCAGTTAGCCTTGCATTTCATCTATTGGCTTATGCAAATATGTTTAAAAGAGATTTTGAAAGATTTCAAAATAGCTTTGAGAGAAATAACTTTTTACCGCTTGGAGCATGTGCATTAGCAGGAACACCACATCCAACTGATAGAAACATTACAGCAAGATTATTAAATTTTACTGCTCCAACACAAAATGCAATGGATAGTGTGAGTGATAGAGATTTTGCTTTAGAAATTTTATTTAATATAAGTGTTGTTTTTATGCACACTTCAAGACTTTGCGAAGAGCTTATTTTATGGAGTTCACAAGAGTTTAAATTTATTGAGATAAGCGACAAGTTTGCGACAGGCTCAAGCATAATGCCACAAAAGAAAAATCCTGATGTAGCTGAGCTAATACGCGGGAAAACAGGTAGAGTTTATGGAAATTTGATATCACTTTTAACCACTATGAAGTCTTTACCACTAGCGTACAATAAAGATATGCAAGAAGATAAAGAAGGAGTTTTTGATAGCGTAAAAACAGCTACTTCATCACTAATAATATTAAATGAAATGCTAAAAACTGCTATATTTAAAAATGAAAATATGGAAAAAGCTTGCCAAATGGGACATTTAAGCGCAACTGATTTGGCTGATTATCTAGTAAGTAAAAAAAATATTCCTTTTAGAGAAGCTCATTTTATAACTGGCAAATGTGTGGCATTGGCTGAAAGCAAAGGAGTAGATTTAAGCCAAATTTCATTTAAAGAATTACAAAGCGTTAATGAAATTTTTGATGAAGAGGCTTTAAAAGTTTTAGACTTGCATAACTCAAAAGAAGCTAGAAAAAACTTTGGCGGAACAGCAAATAAAAGCGTTTTAGTTCAAATTGAATTTATAGATGAGTTTTTAAAAATTAATGAAATTTAA
- a CDS encoding CAP domain-containing protein, which yields MQKLDQIYKLLIAFSLLFLLSACDDKKDLKTPLEPTGGVVSNNALSYLNSLRLNSNLSTLSKNDILTTSAQNHAKYTFTNKVDSHNEVSNLPNFTGATPKDRAFSVGYFTQISENLSVGAEDEVASIDGLMSAIYHRFGFLDTKINEIGYAKFGDEKSQNFVYNMGNSKLNDFCKKAKSDDGYGKFYTKVCKNENVAISGDKYNSLNRINRNEYVYFPNSSQTKAFFSRETPDPMPECKITANPVSIEFNEFRKPVKMKSFKVFENENELKNSKILTKQNDPNSIFNEFQFAFFSKDVFKFNQDYKVLFSYIQDNKEKNLEWSFKTSSPKFPYFIVKDGDKIGVEANKWYSIFFEPNDCNDVFTSYKTTYRFMKKPLIESVDTNLININLSGSKNAKLTIKTDNGKKITVYITNSSGGFFINKLYLGVILVIVLALFFIIRRR from the coding sequence TTGCAAAAGCTGGACCAAATTTATAAGCTTTTAATTGCTTTCTCGCTGCTTTTTTTACTAAGTGCATGTGATGATAAAAAAGATCTTAAAACTCCACTGGAACCAACTGGTGGAGTTGTTTCAAATAATGCATTAAGCTACTTAAATTCTTTAAGGCTTAACTCAAATCTAAGCACACTTTCAAAAAATGATATTTTAACAACCTCAGCACAAAATCATGCAAAATATACTTTTACAAACAAGGTCGATTCGCATAATGAAGTTTCAAATTTGCCAAATTTCACAGGCGCAACCCCAAAAGATAGAGCTTTTAGTGTAGGATATTTTACGCAAATTAGTGAAAATTTGTCAGTTGGCGCAGAAGATGAAGTTGCCTCAATTGATGGATTAATGAGTGCTATTTATCACCGTTTTGGCTTTTTGGATACAAAAATAAACGAGATTGGATATGCCAAATTTGGTGATGAAAAATCTCAAAATTTCGTTTATAATATGGGAAATTCAAAACTAAATGATTTTTGTAAAAAGGCAAAATCTGATGATGGATATGGTAAATTTTACACAAAAGTTTGCAAAAATGAAAATGTTGCAATTTCTGGGGATAAATATAACTCTTTAAATAGAATTAATAGAAACGAATATGTTTATTTTCCAAACTCCAGCCAAACAAAAGCATTTTTTAGCAGAGAGACTCCTGATCCGATGCCTGAGTGTAAAATTACTGCAAATCCTGTAAGTATCGAATTTAATGAGTTTAGAAAACCTGTAAAAATGAAAAGTTTTAAGGTTTTTGAAAACGAAAATGAGCTTAAAAATAGTAAAATTTTAACTAAACAAAATGATCCAAATTCTATTTTTAATGAATTTCAATTTGCATTTTTTTCAAAAGATGTATTTAAGTTTAATCAAGATTATAAAGTTTTATTTTCTTACATTCAAGATAATAAAGAAAAAAACTTAGAATGGAGTTTTAAAACATCCTCACCCAAATTTCCATATTTTATTGTAAAAGATGGCGATAAAATAGGCGTTGAGGCAAATAAGTGGTATAGTATATTTTTTGAGCCTAATGATTGCAATGATGTTTTTACAAGCTATAAAACAACATATAGGTTCATGAAAAAGCCACTTATTGAGTCAGTTGATACAAATTTAATAAATATAAATTTAAGTGGCTCAAAAAATGCAAAACTTACTATAAAAACAGATAATGGAAAAAAAATAACTGTCTATATTACAAATAGTTCTGGTGGTTTTTTCATAAATAAACTTTATTTAGGCGTTATTTTAGTTATAGTTTTAGCTTTATTTTTTATAATTAGGAGAAGATAA